A window from Dysidea avara chromosome 2, odDysAvar1.4, whole genome shotgun sequence encodes these proteins:
- the LOC136247177 gene encoding uncharacterized protein isoform X1: MTKKIEDILSEIMAMKSITMDTDGTEPPRRDVSPIHSVGGLLEGEFSIQLATMRTAIIIYMNDEQQSSEELIPSSQLVPILMKCRTRRSLAAALVEELVDLDT, encoded by the exons ATGACGAAGAAGATTGAAGATATTCTTTCAGAG ATCATGGCAATGAAGTCCATCACTATGGACACAGATGGCACTGAACCACCACGACGGGATGTTTCTCCAATTCACAGTGTCGGCGGTTTACTAGAG GGTGAGTTTTCGATTCAACTGGCCACTATGAGGACAGCAATCATTATATACATGAATGACGAGCAG CAGTCATCAGAGGAACTCATACCATCTAGTCAGCTGGTGCCAATACTAATGAAGTGTAGAACAAGAAGATCATTAGCTGCTGCTTTGGTAGAGGAATTAGTGGACTTAGACACataa
- the LOC136247177 gene encoding uncharacterized protein isoform X2 gives MAINTKQRRALIDGNGKKSKKGKDQTRNEDHKDAQSQPKFIVHLTTSPPRSPGPPLKDAINVNIGEFEANQVVIQDTSKEDNPSTCIRNDEED, from the exons ATGGCCATTAACACTAAACAGAGAAGAGCATTGATTGATGGCAATGGTAAAAAG AGCAAGAAAGGAAAAGATCAGACAAGGAATGAAGATCACAAAGATGCACAGAGTCAG CCTAAGTTCATTGTTCACCTGACTACTTCTCCTCCTAGATCGCCTGGACCACCACTGAAG GATGCAATTAATGTTAATATTGGGGAATTTGAAGCAAACCAGGTTGTGATCCAG GACACAAGTAAAGAAGACAATCCAAGTACATGTATAAGAAATGACGAAGAAGATTGA
- the LOC136248039 gene encoding uncharacterized protein, protein MSNEMGVNEAAAQHKDPPTTLKNRLSGRVTHGTKPGPRGYLTAEDEELAGFLIECCKMGNGKTKREVIQSVKRLVEKKRAQEGILMAKFNDPKQIKKVHRPFSGNKVQITILSCANATDTILPPMVIFKGERLNYEWTRGEVPGTEYGMSPQGWIDHELFYEWLNIPPSRPVLLQLDGHSSHYRLEAIKFAAENEIILFCLPPHTTHVAQPLDVSFFGPLKKHWARVCHEYTVDNPGRAVAKFQFSSLFNKAWFLAIQPSTIVSGFRKVGVYPFDPVAIKPFEISKAPTVKIPSEPLPNESEESRIESGHGPSATSEEQIILFEMRYENGYDIYED, encoded by the exons ATGTCGAACGAAATGGGAGTGAATGAAGCTGCAGCACAGCATAAAGATCCACCAACAACGCTAAAAAATAGACTGTCTGGACGGGTGACACACGGAACAAAACCAGGACCACGAGGCTACCTAACAGCAGAAGATGAAGAATTGGCTGGCTTCCTGATTGAGTGCTGCAAAATGGGGAATGGGAAGACAAAGAGAGAAGTTATACAGTCTGTGAAGAGGTTGGTAGAGAAGAAACGAGCTCAGGAGGGAATACTGATGGCCAAATTCAATG ATCCAAAGCA GATTAAAAAGGTACACAGGCCATTCTCGGGTAACAAAGTACAAATCACAATCCTATCTTGTGCGAATGCTACTGATACCATACTACCTCCAATGGTTATCTTTAAGGGTGAACGCCTAAATTATGAATGGACAAGGGGAGAGGTTCCAGGTACGGAATATGGTATGTCACCGCAAGGATGGATAGACCACGAGTTGTTTTATGAGTGGCTAAATATTCCACCATCTAGACCAGTCCTATTACAATTAGATGGACACTCCTCACATTATAGACTGGAGGCCATCAAATTTGCAGCAGAAAATGAGATTATTCTGTTTTGCTTACCACCCCATACCACTCACGTGGCACAGCCACTTGATGTCAGCTTCTTTGGTCCCTTAAAAAAGCATTGGGCTAGAGTGTGCCATGAATACACAGTTGACAACCCTGGTAGAGCAGTCGCAAAGTTTCAATTCTCCTCGCTTTTTAACAAGGCTTGGTTTTTGGCTATACAACCAAGCACAATTGTGTCTGGTTTTAGAAAGGTTGGCGTTTATCCATTTGATCCTGTTGCAATTAAGCCATTTGAAATTTCTAAAGCTCCCACAGTGAAAATCCCCAGTGAACCTTTGCCTAATGAATCAGAAGAAAGTCGCATAGAAAGTGGTCATGGTCCATCAGCCACAAGTGAAGAACAGATAATATTGTTTGAAATGAGATACGAAAATGGTTATGATATATATGAAGATTGA